One Strigops habroptila isolate Jane chromosome 19, bStrHab1.2.pri, whole genome shotgun sequence genomic window carries:
- the MRPL45 gene encoding 39S ribosomal protein L45, mitochondrial: MAAAMRAGLGWLGLRAAGSLLRAAGAAPAGLVVPVRTKKKRHSLPEWVRELSPEEKERRLQALVARIPEDRVERTVYMACTADIIDPYVPPEGDARLSSLSKDGVKQKMEKLKQTAASQLALRKIKDHDLDFSTKTFPEKAQEIFIEAHNCLANFNKQKLHSLVTERCYPEMVRGNRYKTIRWRFVESLEPPRVVHVRCESIVNRGNLYGQVTVRMHTRQILAIYDRFGRLMYGGEQVPKDVLEYVVFEKYLVNPYGTWRMHGKIVPEWAPPKDPIVKTVLIPGPTLDPSQDYEEMK, from the exons ATGGCGGCCGCCATGAGGGCGGGATTGGGCTGGTTGGGCCTGCGG GCTGCGGGGTCCCTGCTCCGTGCTGCCGGAGCGGCTCCGGCCGGTCTCGTTGTCCCCGTGAGAACGAAGAAGAAGAGGCATTCTCTCCCGGAATGGGTCAGGGAGCTGtcccctgaggagaaggagaggaggcTCCAGGCTCTGGTGGCGAGAATTCCCGAGGATCGCGTGGAGCGGACGGTCTACATGGCTTGCACAG CTGATATTATAGACCCCTACGTCCCGCCTGAGGGTGACGCCCGCCTGAGTTCCCTATCCAAAGATGGGGTGAAGCAAAAGATGGAGAAGCTGAAGCAgactgctgcctcccagctcgC tCTGCGGAAGATAAAAGATCATGATCTGGATTTCAGCACTAAAACCTTCCCAGAGAAGGCACAGGAGATATTTATTGAAGCTCACAATTGCCTTGCAAA TTTTAACAAGCAGAAACTTCACTCCCTGGTGACGGAGCGCTGCTACCCG GAGATGGTCCGTGGGAACAGGTACAAAACCATCCGGTGGAGGTTTGTGGAGTCACTGGAGCCCCCAAGAGTGGTTCATGTTCGATGTGAGAGCATTGTGAATCGAGGCAACCTCTACGGGCAGGTGACAGTGCGGATGCACACACGGCAG ATTCTGGCCATCTATGACCGCTTTGGGAGGCTGATGTATGGTGGGGAGCAGGTCCCCAAGGATGTTTTGGAGTATGTTGTGTTTGAGAAGTACTTGGTGAACCCGTATGGCACGTGGCGGATGCATGGCAAGATCGTTCCAGAGTGGGCTCCTCCAAAGGACCCCATTGTGAAG ACGGTGCTGATTCCTGGCCCAACCTTGGATCCCTCACAAGACTATGAAGAAATGAAGTAG
- the NPEPPS gene encoding puromycin-sensitive aminopeptidase, with protein sequence MPEKRPFERLPADVSPLNYGLCLKPDLIDFTFEGKLEAAVQVKHATNQIVMNCADIDIITASYAPEGDEEVHATGFNYQNEDEKVTLSFPSTLQKGTGTLKIDFVGELNDKMKGFYRSKYTTPTGDTRYAAVTQFEATDARRAFPCWDEPAIKATFDISLVVPKDRVALSNMNVVDRKPYPDDENLVEVKFARTPIMSTYLVAFVVGEYDFVEARSLDGVLVRVYTPVGKAEQGKFALEVAAKTLPFYKDYFNVPYPLPKIDLIAIADFAAGAMENWGLVTYRETALLIDPKNSCSSSRQWVALVVGHELAHQWFGNLVTMEWWTHLWLNEGFASWIEYLCVDHCFPEYDIWTQFVSADYTRAQELDALDNSHPIEVSVGHPSEVDEIFDAISYSKGASVIRMLHDYIGDEDFRKGMNLYLTKFQQKNAATEDLWESLEKASGKPIAAVMNTWTKQMGFPLIYVEAEQQEDDKVLKLVQKKFCASGPYTGEDFPMWMVPISICTSDDPTCAKMQILMDKPELTLVLKDIKPDQWVKLNLGTVGFYRTQYSPDMLESLIPAIKDLSLPPVDRLGLQNDLFSLARAGIISTVEVLKVMEAFVNEPNYTVWSDLSCNLGILSTLLSHTDFYEEIQVFVKDVFSPIGERLGWDPKPGEGHLDALLRGLVLGKLGKAGHKATLEEARRRFKDHVEGKHVLSADLRSPVYLTILKHGDSTTLDTMLKLHKQADMQEEKNRIERVLGAISQPELIQKVLTFALSEEVRPQDTVSVIGGVAGGSKQGRKAAWKFVRDNWEELYNRYQGGFLISRLIKLTVDGFANDKMAAEVKAFFESHPAPSAERTVQQCCENILLNAAWLKRDAENIHQYFLQRKAPPAMV encoded by the exons ATGCCGGAGAAGCGTCCCTTCGAGCGGCTGCCCGCCGACGTGTCCCCCCTCAACTATGGACTCTGCCTCAAGCCCGACCTCATCGACTTCACCTTCGAGGGCAAGCTGGAGGCCGCCGTGCAG GTGAAACATGCAACCAACCAAATTGTGATGAATTGTGCTGACATTGACATCATTACAGCTTCCTATGCGCCGGAAGGAGATGAAG aggtACATGCCACAGGGTTCAACTATCAAAATGAGGATGAAAAGGTtactctttcctttcccagtaCTCTTCAGAAAG GGACAGGGACACTAAAGATAGACTTTGTAGGGGAGCTGAATGATAAAATGAAAGGGTTTTACCGAAGTAAATACACCACCCCTACTGGAGACACACGCTATGCTGCTGTCACTCAGTTTGAG GCTACTGATGCTCGCAGAGCTTTCCCTTGCTGGGATGAGCCTGCTATTAAGGCAACGTTTGATATTTCTTTGGTGGTTCCTAAAGACAGAGTAGCTTTGTCAAATATG AATGTCGTTGACAGGAAGCCGTACCCGGACGATGAGAACCTGGTGGAGGTGAAGTTCGCCCGTACCCCGATAATGTCCACCTATCTTGTAGCGTTTGTGGTGGGAGAATATGACTTCGTGGAGGCCAGGTCCCTGGATGGTGTCTTAGTGCGTGTTTACACTCCTGTgggcaaagcagaacaaggaaagTTTGCATTAGAG GTTGCTGCTAAAACTCTGCCTTTTTATAAGGACTACTTCAATGTTCCTTACCCTCTTCCTAAAATTGATCTCATAGCTATTGCAGACTTTGCTGCTG gtGCCATGGAGAACTGGGGCCTTGTTACTTATAG GGAGACTGCATTGCTCATTGACCCCAAAAATTCCTGTTCTTCATCTCGCCAGTGGGTTGCTCTGGTTGTAGGACATGAACTTGCTCATCAGTGGTTTGGAAACCTTGTGACCATG GAATGGTGGACCCACCTGTGGCTGAATGAAGGATTTGCCTCCTGGATTGAGTACCTGTGTGTGGATCACTGTTTCCCCGAGTATGATATCTGGACTCAGTTTGTTTCTGCTGATTACACGCGCGCTCAAGAGCTTGATGCCTTAGACAACAGTCATCCTATTGAA GTTAGTGTTGGCCATCCCTCCGAAGTAGATGAAATATTCGATGCTATTTCTTACAGCAAGGGAGCATCTGTAATCCGAATGCTACACGACTACATTGGTGATGAG GACTTTCGGAAAGGAATGAATCTGTATTTAACGAAGTTCCAGCAGAAGAATGCAGCTACAG aggaTCTCTGGGAAAGCCTGGAAAAAGCTAGCGGTAAACCTATTGCTGCTGTGATGAACACATGGACCAAACAAATGGGATTTCCACTCATTTATGTGGAAGCTGAACAG cAAGAAGATGACAAAGTGTTGAAGTTAGTCCAGAAGAAATTCTGTGCCAGTGGACCATATACTG ggGAGGATTTCCCCATGTGGATGGTCCCCATAAGTATTTGTACAAGTGATGACCCCACCTGTgccaaaatgcaaatattgatGGACAAACCAGAGCTCACCTTGGTTTTGAAAGACATCAAACCAGACCAGTGGGTGAAG TTAAACCTTGGAACAGTTGGGTTTTACCGTACCCAGTATAGCCCTGACATGCTGGAGAGTTTAATACCAGCCATCAAAGACCTCTCCCTACCCCCTGTGGACAGGCTTGGCCTGCAGAATGATCTTTTCTCTCTG gcCCGAGCTGGAATCATTAGCACTGTAGAGGTTCTAAAAGTCATGGAAGCTTTTGTGAATGAGCCCAATTATACTGTGTGGAGCGACCTCAGCTGTAACCTGGGGATTCTCTCAACTCTCTTGTCCCACACAGACTTCTATGAGGAAATCCAGGTGTTCGTGAAAGATGTCTTTTCACCAATAGGGGAGAGACTGGGATGGGACCCCAAACCTGGAGAGG GTCATCTAGATGCACTTCTGAGAGGGCTGGTCTTGGGCAAACTAGGAAAAGCTGGGCACAAGGCGACATTAGAAGAAGCCCGCCGCCGATTTAAGGACCACGTGGAAGGAAAACACGTGCTGTCAGCTGATCTGAGGAGTCCT GTATACCTAACTATTTTGAAGCATGGAGATAGTACTACTTTAGACACTATGCTGAAG CTTCACAAGCAAGCAGACATGCAGGAGGAGAAGAACCGAATTGAACGAGTTCTCGGAGCCATCTCTCAACCAGAATTGATTCAGAAAGTTCTCACCTTTGCACTTTCA GAAGAGGTACGTCCCCAGGACACGGTATCTGTTATTGGTGGAGTAGCTGGAGGCAGCAAGCAGGGGAGGAAAGCTGCTTGGAAATTTGTAAGGGACAATTGGGAGGAACTTTATAATCGATACCAAGGTGGATTCTTAATATCCAGACTAATAAAG ctAACAGTGGATGGATTTGCAAATGATAAAATGGCTGCAGAAGTTAAG GCCTTCTTTGAGAGCCACCCAGCCCCGTCAGCAGAGCGCActgtgcagcagtgctgtgagaACATCCTGCTCAATGCAGCTTGGCTCAAGAGGGACGCCGAGAACATCCACCAGTATTTCCTGCAGCGCAAGGCCCCACCAGCCATGGTGTGA